One Melitaea cinxia chromosome 17, ilMelCinx1.1, whole genome shotgun sequence genomic region harbors:
- the LOC123661437 gene encoding dentin sialophosphoprotein-like → MLHECLELQLVALEAKKEFEKLMKLADAIKQSCLKNKHKNSVKSAAVNVNQEEVRASCSDNHKHRRDSNESISSTDSINDSVLITNKYDKVIVSDEARALLKTNHHNNPDNNRKKRTLSQTTEHKSDSLYNKKAHTFSISTENSDISGSSSNNKVLVLSNITDHSNKFRSPTTKKVLTLSKVQDHFDKSGSQSNKKVLVLSNTNNHSNKSFSLSKKLDVSSSNKIDHSDKSTGTSKKIALALSNTTYQSDNSAAPRKKMVLASSNSKDYSHKSAGPSKEKAVASSNTTENSDKSTGPSKKKAVASSSITDYSDKSASQSKIMANTIDCSDNSASLSKKKRFTSSNITDHSNEYNESIDGENTIEDNTSQSNEKILTLVATPDGTSDKMALDSSNATEVLDESSDKENKTNDNTSQSNEKIPPVSAPVAQEEEREDDLVSILYHLRTTAQV, encoded by the coding sequence ATGCTGCATGAGTGTCTTGAATTACAATTAGTAGCTTTGGAGGCTAAGAAGGAATTCGAAAAACTAATGAAATTGGCAGACGCAATAAAACAGTCATgcctaaaaaataaacacaaaaattctgTTAAAAGTGCAGCAGTTAATGTGAATCAAGAAGAAGTTCGAGCTTCTTGCAGCGATAACCATAAACACAGACGAGATAGCAATGAGTCCATTTCTTCGACTGATAGTATCAATGATAGTGTACTGATAACAAACAAGTATGATAAAGTGATTGTATCTGATGAAGCACGTGCCTTATTAAAAACCAACCACCATAATAATCCTGACAATAATCGAAAAAAAAGGACCTTATCACAAACAACCGAACATAAGTCCGACAGTCTATACAACAAAAAAGCGCACACATTTTCAATCTCAACCGAAAATTCTGATATATCTGGCAGTTCAAGCAACAATAAGGTACTCGTCTTGTCAAACATAACTGATCATTCCAATAAGTTCCGAAGTCCAACCACCAAAAAGGTGCTTACTTTATCAAAAGTACAAGACCATTTTGATAAATCTGGTAGTCAAAGCAACAAAAAGGTGCTTGTCTTATCAAACACAAACAACCATTCCAATAAGTCATTTAGTCTAAGCAAAAAGCTGGATGTCTCCTCATCAAACAAAATAGATCATAGCGATAAGTCCACCGGTACAAGCAAAAAGATTGCGCTCGCCTTATCAAACACAACCTATCAGTCCGATAACTCCGCTGCACCAAGAAAAAAGATGGTACTTGCATCATCAAATTCAAAAGATTATTCCCATAAATCTGCCGGTCCAAGCAAAGAGAAGGCGGTCGCCTCATCAAACACAACCGAGAACTCCGATAAATCCACCGGTCCAAGTAAAAAGAAGGCGGTCGCGTCATCAAGCATAACCGACTACTCCGATAAATCCGCCAGTCAAAGCAAAATAATGGCAAACACAATTGACTGTTCCGATAATTCTGCCAGTCTAAGCAAAAAGAAAAGGTTCACCTCGTCAAACATAACAGACCATTCCAACGAATACAACGAATCAATCGATGGAGAAAATACAATAGAAGATAATACATCACAATCTAATGAAAAGATCCTAACCCTAGTCGCCACGCCCGATGGTACAAGCGATAAGATGGCACTTGACTCATCAAACGCAACCGAAGTTTTAGACGAATCAAGTGACAAAGAGaataaaacaaatgataatACGTCACAATCGAATGAAAAGATCCCACCAGTCTCTGCGCCAGTAGCGCAAGAGGAGGAAAGAGAAGACGACCTTGTGAGTATTTTGTATCACTTGCGAACGACCGCTCAGGTGTAG
- the LOC123661438 gene encoding dentin sialophosphoprotein-like, whose product MALFNTTDHFNNTAGPSKNMALALSNTTCQCGKSAGRRKKTVLASSSSKDHSDKSTSQIEKKAVASSNITDNSDKPVGPSKKKAVASSNTTDNSDKSAGLTKKKAVTSSNATDNSDKSAGPSKKKAVASSNITVNSDESAGPSKIMTLSNKTDKSDKFAGLSNRKTVTSPNITDYSNESDESSDVENQRKDFTLQSNKRMPTPVTAPGGSSKKIALDSSNATDVSEESSDNENQTNDNTSQSNESCPSPPSHRASKARGGRRPRS is encoded by the exons atggCCTTATTCAACACAACCGATCATTTCAATAATACCGCCGGGCCAAGCAAAAATATGGCGCTCGCCTTATCAAACACAACATGTCAGTGCGGTAAGTCCGCCGGACGAAGAAAAAAAACGGTACTTGCATCATCAAGTTCAAAAGATCATTCCGATAAGTCCACCAGTCAAATCGAAAAGAAGGCGGTCGCTTCATCAAACATAACCGACAACTCTGATAAACCTGTCGGTCCAAGCAAAAAGAAGGCGGTCGCATCATCAAACACAACCGACAACTCCGATAAGTCTGCCGGTCTAACCAAAAAGAAGGCGGTCACTTCATCAAACGCAACCGACAACTCCGATAAATCCGCGGGTCCAAGCAAAAAGAAGGCGGTCGCCTCATCAAACATAACCGTCAACTCCGATGAATCCGCCGGTCCAAGCAAAATAATGACTTTATCAAACAAAACTGACAAATCTGATAAGTTTGCCGGTCTAAGCAATAGGAAAACGGTCACCTCGCCAAACATAACAGACTATTCCAACGAATCCGACGAATCAAGCGATGTAGAAAATCAAAGAAAAGATTTTACATTACAATCGAATAAAAGGATGCCAACCCCAGTCACCGCGCCTGGTGGTTCAAGTAAAAAGATTGCACTTGACTCATCAAACGCAACAGACGTTTCAGAAGAATCAAGTGACAATGAGAATCAAACAAATGATAATACGTCACAATCGAATGAAAGTTGCCCAAGTCCCCCCAGTCACCGCGCTAGTAAGGCTAGAGGAGGAAGGAGACCACGATCTT ag